In Calonectris borealis chromosome Z, bCalBor7.hap1.2, whole genome shotgun sequence, a single genomic region encodes these proteins:
- the PIGO gene encoding GPI ethanolamine phosphate transferase 3, catalytic subunit isoform X1 has protein sequence MQRWPVLLFLAWVCFLFFAGIGLFMSGFLLTRIELASSSSCSDPLVPPPWERQSLPPGSCWAPQRFSKAVLVIIDALRFEFARFNTAKASPLPYENKLSVLHHLATSQPRHARLYRFRADPPTATMQRIKGLTTGSLPTFIDVGSNFATYAIQEDNLLAQLVQNVVSGSAVMQAGFLHLVLGVRSSWDHGFIFIIFKDDKKASESGCTDVTVTRSPPGMAKRSQGQSVMLCLRSGRRVVFMGDDTWEGLFPKKFFRSYFFPSFNVKDLHTVDDGILQHLYPTVDSGEWDVLIAHFLGVDHCGHKHGPDHPEMAKKLTQMNEMLRSLVDHLGNDTLLLVAGDHGMTETGDHGGDSEKEVNAALFVYSKTPLFGTGPPEEPEVVPQVNLVPTVALLLGVPIPYSNIGEVMAELFSGDGDAVSAALQQLSVYHINAKQVDRFLHSYSLVAQDLPAEQLQRLQELFSSAVEEHTRLLAQVQGATLVPLELESRLGSLIGRFQLYLREARALCTQSWARFHPLRMVGGCTLIAASCLLCYVASELAAASDSFYRSCLLYPLLWGLVVAVLLGLAHAFTQEGLDLLIVSSWAAAASQLGFFWHWWSRHPKRARLAGSQPPLASVGLRQRLRAWLGLAFPMGILLFRCGAMFSDSFVVAEARVAPFLLASLVMLLVGKLHWDGRLTAPEGPKQQLLGFSSYRREIWYLLCLVAMLLVCVRLSSFFHQCREEIPQCRPSLFLSPLASLRNTRAKNLFYLLCVALLAGLVYAVRSWLRHYGNLNSSDPLVLFVRWGFPLVVLCIACYWAVASSADDSLGKLQELVQVAVVAFPWAVYGLASVGLLLLLCNPMTVFAKDTRESAGSIVTPYLGVPSSEVDFLHVIPQIYKRMQESQKSRLERGSCKATVAAYGLGSVYSAALVIALTLLGFLLMLLHSERLSLAFLLLFLEAFMLLHIHTRAKGLAGDAEPFSVPWYAVISWLLAASQFFYSTGHQPIFPAIHWNAAFVGFHLDHSTNLLPAVLVGANTFASHILFAVGCPLLLLWPFVCEMPSSQKRKPKKEPREEPQEMEEHMMEMRLRESPEKFSAALLQLGLKYLFVLGTQLLACVCAAMILRRHLMVWKVFAPKFLFESLGFVVSSICLLLGISLVMRVDCAVSTWFSQLQLSSYTGKVEVMLESLLGSRAFFPSKNPRNRQVGSTHSPDSVASGPLRSSGPMPRVQPCVPPLAALVPPADLAGGCVVPSAREAAGQGSLRY, from the exons ATGCAGCGGTGGCCGGTGCTGCTCTTCCTGGCCTGGGTCTGCTTTCTCTTCTTCGCTGGTATCGGGCTCTTCATGAGCGGCTTCTTGCTCACCCGCATTGAgcttgccagcagcagctcctgctcggACCCGCTCGTGCCGCCACCCTGGGAGAGGCAGAGCCTGCCGCCCGGATCCTGCTGGGCACCCCAGCGCTTTTCCAAGGCCGTGCTTGTCATCATCGATGCTCTCCGTTTTGAGTTTGCCCGCTTTAACACAGCCAAGGCCAGCCCACTGCCCTACGAGAACAAGCTGAGCGTCCTGCACCACCTCGCAACCTCCCAGCCCCGCCATGCCCGCCTCTACCGCTTCCGAGCCGATCCCCCCACCGCCACCATGCAGCGCATCAAGGGCCTCACCACCGGCTCACTGCCCACTTTCATCGACGTGGGCAGCAACTTTGCCACCTACGCGATCCAGGAGGACAACCTACTGGCACAGCTGGTGCAGAACG TTGTCTCAGGCAGCGCTGTCATGCAGGCAGGGTTTCTCCATCTTGTACTAGGAGTGAGAAGTAGTTGGGACCATGGcttcattttcatcattttcaaaGATGACAAGAAAGCAAGTGAAAGTGGCTGTACTGATGTGACCGTCACAAGGTCACCACCAGGAATGGCCAAACGAAGCCAAGGGCAGTCAGTCATGTTGTGTTTGCGTTCAG GAAGGAGAGTTGTCTTCATGGGTGATGACACTTGGGAAGGACTCTTCCCGAAGAAGTTTTTCCGCTCgtatttcttcccttcttttaacGTGAAGGATCTTCACACTGTGGACGATGGGATCCTGCAGCATCTCTATCCAACTG TGGACAGTGGTGAATGGGACGTGCTGATTGCTCACTTCCTTGGCGTGGACCACTGTGGGCACAAACACGGACCTGACCATCCCGAAATGGCTAAGAAGCTCACCCAGATGAATGAGATGCTCAG GTCCTTGGTGGATCACCTGGGGAATGACACCCTTCTTCTGGTGGCTGGGGACCACGGCATGACAGAGACCGGAGACCATGGTGGCGACAGCGAGAAGGAAGTGAACGCAGCGCTGTTTGTGTACAGCAAAACACCTCTCTTTGGCACTGGCCCTCCAGAG GAGCCTGAGGTCGTTCCCCAGGTGAACCTGGTGCCCACTGTGGCCCTGCTGCTGGGTGTGCCCATCCCCTACAGTAACATCGGGGAGGTGATGGCTGAGCTGTTCTCCGGGGACGGCGACGCTGTGTCTGCAGCCTTGCAGCAGCTCTCGGTCTATCACATCAACGCCAAGCAG GTGGACCGATTCCTGCACTCCTACTCGCTGGTGGCTCAGGAcctgccagcagagcagctccagcgCCTGCAGGAGCTCTTCTCCAGCGCCGTGGAAGAGCACACTCGGCTCTTGGCCCAGGTGCAGGGAGCGACGCTGGTGCCTCTGGAGCTGGAGTCCAGGCTGGGGAGCCTCATCGGTCGCTTCCAGCTCTACCTGCGGGAGGCACGGGCTCTGTGCACCCAGTCCTGGGCCCGCTTCCATCCCCTACGTATGGTGGGGGGCTGCACCCTCATTGCTGCTTCCTGCTTGCTCTGCTACGTGGCCTCAGAGCTGGCCGCAGCATCGGACTCTTTCTATCGCAGCTGCCTCCTGTACCCACTGCTTTGGGGCCTGGTGGTGGCTGTTCTGCTTGGCCTGGCCCATGCATTCACCCAGGAGGGGCTGGATCTCCTCATAGTGTCATCATGGGCAGCCGCAGCTTCTCAGCTGGGTTTTTTCTGGCACTGGTGGAGCCGACATCCCAAGCGAGCCCGTTTGGCAGGCAGTCAGCCACCCTTGGCCAGCGTTGGCCTGAGGCAGAGGCTGCGAGCGTGGCTGGGGCTGGCCTTCCCCATGGGCATTCTCCTCTTCCGCTGTGGAGCTATGTTCTCTGATAGCTTCGTGGTGGCCGAGGCCCGGGTGGCCCCGTTCCTGCTGGCCTCGCTGGTGATGTTGCTCGTAGGGAAGCTCCACTGGGACGGTCGCCTGACTGCGCCAGAAGGCCCCAAGCAGCAGCTCCTTGGTTTTTCTTCTTACCGGAGAGAGATCTGGTACCTGCTGTGCCTCGTGGCCATGCTCCTCGTCTGCGTGCGCCTCTCCAGTTTCTTCCACCAGTGCCGCGAAGAGATCCCTCAGTGCCGgccctctcttttcctctccccccttgCCAGCCTGAGAAACACACGGGCCAAGAACCTCTTCTACCTCCTGTGCGTGGCCTTGCTGGCCGGGCTGGTCTATGCAGTGCGGAGCTGGCTGCGGCACTACGGCAACCTGAACAGCTCGGACCCCCTCGTGCTCTTTGTGCGCTGGGGTTTCCCACTGGTGGTCCTCTGCATTGCCTGCTACTGGGCCGTTGCCTCCAGCGCTGATGACTCTCTCGGcaagctgcaggagctggtgcaGGTGGCAGTTGTTGCCTTTCCGTGGGCTGTCTATGGACTAGCGTCCGtggggctgctgctcctgctgtgcaATCCCATGACGGTGTTCGCAAAGGACACGCGGGAGTCGGCAGGATCCATCGTCACTCCTTACCTGGGAGTTCCCAGCTCTGAAGTCGACTTCCTCCACGTCATCCCTCAGATCTACAAGAGGATGCAGGAGTCTCAGAAGAGCCGCCTGGAGCGGGGCAGCTGCAAGGCCACCGTCGCAGCGTACGGGTTGGGCAGCGTGTACTCGGCAGCCCTCGTCATAGCACTCACCCTGCTGGGCTTCCTCTTGATGCTTCTGCACAGTGAGCGGCTGAGTCttgccttccttctcctcttcctggaGGCCTTCATGCTGCTGCACATCCACACGCGTGCCAAAGGCCTCGCTGGTGACGCTG AGCCTTTTTCGGTGCCCTGGTACGCAGTCATCTCCTGGCTCCTTGCTGCTTCCCAGTTCTTCTATTCCACAGGCCACCAGCCCATCTTCCCAGCCATCCACTGGAACGCAGCCTTCGTGGGCTTCCACCTTGACCACAGCACGAACCTCCTGCCTGCTGTCCTGGTGGGAGCCAACACCTTTGCCTCCCATATCCTCTTTGCAG TCGGCtgccctctgctcctgctttggCCCTTTGTGTGTGAGATGCCCAGCTCGCAGAAGAGGAAGCCCAAGAAGGAGCCCCGGGAGGAGCCGCAGGAGATGGAGGAGCACATGATGGAGATGAGGCTACGGGAGTCCCCGGAGAAGttctcagctgctctgctgcagctggggctgaaGTACCTCTTTGTCCTTGGGACACAG CTTCTGGCCTGTGTTTGTGCAGCTATGATCCTCAGGAGGCACCTCATGGTGTGGAAGGTCTTTGCCCCAAA GTTCCTCTTTGAGTCGCTGGGCTTCGTGGTGAGCAGCATCTGCCTCCTGCTGGGGATCTCCCTGGTGATGCGTGTGGACTGTGCCGTCAGCACCTGGTTCAGCCAGCTTCAGCTCAG CAGCTACACCGGGAAGGTGGAGGTGATGCTTGAGTCTCTGCTAGGAAGTAGagccttttttccttcaaaaaaccCTCGAAACAGGCAAGTTGGCAGCACTCATTCACCCGACAGCGTTGCCTCCGGACCGCTGCGGTCCTCGGGGCCGATGCCCCGCGTCCAGCCCTGCGTGCCTCCGCTTGCGGCGCTGGTACCGCCGGCCGACCTCGCCGGGGGCTGTGTTGTGCCGAGCGCGCGggaggcagccgggcaggggtCGCTTCGTTATTAA